The DNA sequence CATACCCATAAGCGGCAAGGGACTGTGATTTTATCCACACTGTTATCCACAACATAGCGCCTCAGTAATCCACACACTTATCCACAGGCCCGCGGCGCTTTCGAGTCTGCGTCCACTGGAGCTAGTGTGGGGCCCGTGGCCGGCATGACCCATACTGAGGTCTTGTCGTGTGAGCCCATCGACGTGACACGCTATCCGTGGGGCCCTTGGCCCCGCATCCAGGGTACCTCCGTAACCAATTTGAGTAGTCTATACATCGTCGACCCGCACGTATGGTCAGCCCCAGCGGTTTCACGTGAAACATCCGCGAGCACATGCGGCGTCACTGGTTCCACGGCCCTAGTCGTGCGGTCGTGACCAACCCTCTGCGGCACTCCCAGGGGTTAGTCCCGGCGCAATGCTGGCGCGTGATATCCCCAACGTTATCCACAGGGATATCCACCGGGCATTTGCCCTTCTCGTTAGGGCAGGAGCAGATTCTGCTGCCCTGGCCCGGACGGCCAGAAATGGGAGTGCTGCCTGGAAGACTCCCGCCCGCTGGTGACTCCAGTCGAAGACAGGTCCCTCCCAGGCGACGGGCAGGAACTCATACGCAGACCGGGGGGACTGCACGTCTGCAGGGGCCGCCCGCCTACCCGCGCGCGTGGCTGGACTGCTGCAGGCTCACCACCGACAACCAGCTATACCGCATCCCTGGGACTGCAGGACGCCTCATGGGGAGGATCACCGCGTGACAGGAAATGGAACCGTCCGACTGGACCGGTAAAACGCGTAGCGGCTCTCCCCGGATGTCAGGTACGGAGCCTCAGCAGTACACAGCCGGTCACTCAGGGAGCTCGACATTCCCCTCGGTAGCGGGCTACGTTCCTGAGCGCAGTGCCGAAGTGCCAATGGCACCGGCGATGCGCACCAGTTGGTGGGATTATTGTCGCAGACTGCAGAACAACACCATGGAGAGGGCGGGAAAAAGGAGACCGCGCGCAAAGTGTGGGGCTTCCTACCTATCGGCGGTCAGCATACCGGGAAGTGCCACATTACCGGGACAGAGAAAGCTCCAAGGTGAGTCGATCCCTCAGCGCCTCAGCGCGGCTACGCAGCAACGCAGCAACGCAGCAACGCAGCAACGCAGCAACGCAGATAAACCGACGTCGCCGCGGCTAGGAGCCCAGACAGTCACCGGGCCACGGAGTGTAGAGGCATGACTATTGTCGCTCCCGGCCGATACTAGGTGCCTCTGGCCTGAGACTAACTGACTAGAGGCTCCATTACTCGGAGGACTGCAGGCGTGCTGACGCCCCTTGACGCCTGATGGGCTTTTGTAGACGGGGGAGTCCGCCTGCACTGCCCCCTCTCTGCCCTGGTTACTGCTAGCTAGTTGTCTCTCCTAGCGGAGCGCCTGCACCGCTTGTTTCACGTGAAACGCTTGCAAGCCCTAGAATCGGGGTCTAGGCGGTAATGATGCACAGGCATCACGACCCGGTTGGGATGCATCTGATTGTCTACTTCAGACGTGGACATCTGAGGTGGGTCCTCGTCGGTGCATGGCAGATAAGGTTTGCCGAGCCTCTTGAGGCCACCCCACGCCCGGCCGCCAGTATCGGGCGGCATCCGCCCACGGCTGACAGCAATGCGGTGCAAGGTTTCACGTGAAACGTCCACGCTCACCACGGGTCTCTGTATGTTTCACGTGAAACCGGCACAGCTCCGGCCAGCATAAGCTCTTCCCTCGAACGTCCGCGCCCCTTTGCCGAGCGAAAGTCCCCCAAAGCCGCGTCGTCTTCTCGAAGGATCGGCAAAGGCTGGGTACCAGCGGATACGTAGAGTAGACCAGCCGGAAACTACGAAAGCGCATTATGGGGCAGCGCACGCTGCCTCGCCGGGGGCGAGCGGCACGGCGAGACGGCTGGTAGTGGTAGAAGATACAGCATTCTGACGCCACTGAATGCGGGGACTCCTTCGATGTTGTGGCCGCATCAGCGCGGCTTATGGGCCGCCAGGGTGCTCATCCCGCTCATTCCCGTATGCAGTACGGATCAACAGGAGATGACAGGTGCAGCGCACCAGGAGATAGCGTATAAAGCCGGCTGTAGGCGCCAACTCACGGCATGAGCGACCCCAGACCATGTCCTGCCCGCGGAGTGGCGTGTACTTGGGCGATCACGACCCGTGCCTACAGCCGCTCAAGTCGGCGCCAAACGTCGCCGCTTCTCCTAGGCGACTGCAATGTCCGTTGTACAACACACTTTGCCCCCCACTACTGGGCAGCAAAAGGGCCCACAGTGTCGCTCTAGATACGGCAAACGCCTCGTATTTGGGGGTGCCAGCACCAGTACGGCTGGGTCAGACGACTTCGGTAGTTCTGGCCTACCAGGAGTTTCACGTTAAACGTAGACGCGGGGCGTTGACGCGGTGAAACGCAATCCCCGCTGGGATCCTGCACGCTTGGTGGAACCGCAGAAACGCGGTCGGAGCCTTCATGAACCGCTCCCTGGCTGCGCAGCTTGCGGCGAAACAGTCCTCGACCAGAATTTCTTCAGACTCTCATTCCAAACTCTTCCGACGGGGAGCGCGCGGGCTGCTCCACGCCTACCGGCCATCCGAACCCGGTGCGCTGACCGCCGTGCCTGACGCAGTCTCCCTCTCCGACGCGGACAAGGTACAACGAAACCACAAGACGCCGGTAAGGGTCGCAGGTATGAGCATCTCCACCTAACAGCCGGCCGTTGGGTGGGCTGGATAAGCTCCTAGGCCACCTAAGACAAAAAAGGCCCGATTCACAAAGAATCGGGCCTTTCTCAGGGATTAGTTACTGGAACCCGGCGCCAGGACGTCCATGATCCGGTTCAAGTCCTCAACGCTGGCAAACTCGATACTGACCTTGCCTTTCCTGACGCCCAGCGAGATCTTGACGTTGGTGTCAAGACGGTCGGAGAGCGAGGATGCAAGATAGTCCAGCCGCTCGTGCCTCGCACCGGGGCGCGGAATGTTGTTCTTGGGAGGCTTGGCAGGATCCTGGTAGAGGGTCACTGCTTCCTCTGTTGCCCTGACGGACATCCCTTCCGCCACGATCTTCTGGGCCAGCCGTTCCATGGCTGCTGCATCCGGAAGCGACAGAAGGGCTCTGGCATGGCCTGCGGAAAGCACACCGGCGGCCACGCGGCGCTGCACCAGAGGGGGCAGCTTGAGGAGGCGAAGCGTATTGGACACCTGGGGCCGGGAACGGCCGATACGGTCGGCCAGCTGCTCGTGGGTGGTGCCGAAGTCCTCCAGGAGCTGCTGGTAAGCCGCCGCCTCTTCAAGGGGGTTCAGCTGACTGCGGTGCAGGTTCTCGAGCAGGGCATCCCGCAAGAGGTCGTCATCCGTTGTGTCACGGATGATCGCGGGAATGGTTTCCAGCCCTGCTGCCTGCACAGCACGCCACCGGCGCTCACCCATGACGAGCTCATAGGGTTCGCTACCGTCTTCGGTTGAAGTACGGACAACAATTGGCTGCAGGACGCCGATTTCCCGCACGGAATGAACCAGCTCCGCCATATCGTCTTCATCAAAGACGCTTCGGGGCTGTTTCCGGTTGGGATGGATATCAGCAACGGGGATTTCCGCGAAACGGGCGCCGGGAACCTCCACGAGTTCGACACCGGAGTCCGCTGGACTCGTTACCCCGGCAGCAGCAGATGCTTCCATTGAAGGGCCAGGTTCAGCGGCTGCCTTCACCTCAGGGTTGGGCACGGGCGCCTTTTTGGCGGGAGCCCTTTTCGTTGGAGCGGTAGCCGCAGCTGAAGCTGCCTCCGTCTTTCCGTCTTCACTGACCTTGGCCCCAGTGGACTTGGCAGCCGCCGGCCTGGCTGAGGACCGGTTGCCCGAACCCGCGGAATCCTTTGCCTGGGTCTTGGCAGCAGCGGGCGCGGCAGGCGTCGCAGGTTGCTCCAACGGTTCAGTCTTCTTCCGGCCCTCGGGGAAGAAGAGATCCACGGGCCGGGACACCGCCCCACCGTTACCGGAGGACCCATTGGCTGCGGCGGAACTAGGAATCAGCGCGCCAAGACCGCGGCCTAGGCCCCGTCGCTTCTCGCTCATGGGTAAATCCCTCCAGTGGTAGACCCAGGACCAGCCTGGCTCCGTGCGTTGCGGTATTGAAGATTCTAGCGTTCGGCTATTTCAGCAGCGGCTTCCAAGTAGGACAGTGCACCACTTGAGGAAGGGTCGTACGTCATGACGGTCTGCTGGTAGCTGGGGGCCTCGGAGATCCGCACAGACCGCGGCACGACGGCCGAAAGCACCTGCTCGGGGAAGTGCTGGCGCACCTCGGCGGCTACCTGTGCAGCGAGGTTTGTGCGGCCGTCGTACATGGTCAGCAGGATGGTGGAAACAACAAGATCTGCATTGAGGTGCTTCTGGATCATCTCAATGTTCTTGAGGAGCTGGCTGAGGCCTTCCAACGCGTAATACTCGCACTGGATGGGGATCAGTACCTCGTTGGCCGCACAAAAAGCGTTGACGGTCAGCAGGCCCAGGCTCGGCGGGCAGTCGATGAAGACGTAGTCCAGGCGCTCTTCGCCGTTCTTCTCGCGCACCTTCGCGTAGACGTCGATGGCCCGCCGCAAACGCTGTTCGCGGGCCACGAGCGACACCAGTTCAATTTCCGCACCGGCAAGGTGGATGGTGGCCGGCGCACAGATGAGCTTTCCGATGTCCGGGCACGGGGCAACAACATCAGCCAGCGGGACGTCATTGATCAGTACGTCGTAGATGCTGTCCACGTCTGCGTGGTGTTCGATCCCCAAGGCAGTGGAAGCATTGCCCTGCGGATCGATATCGATGACCAGGACGTTGAGTCCGGCAGCAGCCAGCGCGGCGGCAATGTTCACGGTGGTGGTGGTTTTGCCCACACCGCCCTTTTGGTTGGACACCGTAAAGATCCGGGTCTTCTCAGGGCGCGGGAGCTTTCGTCCCATCAGGCGCTCACGGCGCTTCGTCTCGTGGGCAAGCTCGCGGGCGATGGGGCTCGAGTCGTCAATGGCGTCAATGACGTTGGAACGACCGCCGGGGGTTGTTTCACGTGAAACCGCGCTAGCGGACGTGGGCGAGGCAACCGTCTTAGGGTGATTACCACCCCGACCCGGAGCCATGGCGGTGCCCGCCAGTCCTGACCCAGCGACAGAACGTGCCGACCCCAAGGACACAAACGGCGGGATCCGTTGTGCGGAGGCTTCACTACTGGTCACTGGGGCACACTCACTCTCGTTCAGCCAATTTTGCTGCCGTTGTCTAGCCTAACTGCTCGCACCTGCTGACAGCCGTCAGCGGGCCCGCGTTAGGACTTCTTTTGGGACTTGTTCACCACGATGCGGACCACCGTGGTGGGCTCTTCCAGCAGGTTGTCACCCACCGTCAGCACCGAGGTCTCCACACCACCCAGCTTCCGGATGGTCTTTGCCGCCTTCTCGATCTCTTCGCCGGCGCTGCGGCCCTTGATGGCCACCACTTCACCGCGCCCTCCCAACAGGGGAATGGTAAGGCCGGCGAGGTTGGTCAATGCCGATACGGCGCGGGCGGTCACAACGTCGGCCTCCACGTGACCCACGGCCAGCTCGGCCCGGGTACGCATCACCGTGACATTGTCCAGGCCGAGGTCATCAACCACTTCCTGGAGCCAGATCACCCGGCGCTCCAGCGGTTCGATGAGGGTCAGCTCAAGGTCGGGACGCGCGATCGCAAGGCAAAGGCCAGGCAGTCCTGCGCCGCTTCCGACGTCGGCCACATGGCTCCCGTGGGCGATCTCGCTTTCAATGACCGCGCAATTAAGCACGTGGCGGCTCCACAGCCTGGGAACCTCGCGCGGGCCGATCAGGCCCCGTTCCGTCCCGGACGTAGCGAGGTGCTCAACGTACCGCTTGGCCAGCTCGAGGCGGTCGCCGAAGATCTTCTCAGCAGCGCGAAGCTCTGCTGCCGTGATGTCAACCATAACTATTGGGTCAGCATTCTCTAGTCTGCGGAAACAACAATGTGGCGTCCGGCGCCTTCGCCCTCGGACTCGCTGACCAGGCCGAGATCGGCAACGGCGTCGTGCACGATCTTGCGTTCGTAGGCGCTCATCGGCTCAAGGGCCACCGACTTGCCGGTTTCCTTCACGGAAGCCGCGGCCTCTTCGGCGATCTTCTGCAAATGCCCGGTACGTTCCTGCCGGTAGCCGTTGATGTCCAGGACAAGCCGCGAACGGTTCTCCGTTGCGGACAGCACTGCCAGGCGGGTGAGCTCCTGCAAAGCTTCCAGGACTTCACCGTCCTCGCCAACCAGGCCTTCCAGCCCCTCGGCCTCATCCTCGGCGACGATGGAGATGTAGGTCCGTCCGTTGCGGACCTCGATGTCGATGTCGCCGTCGATGTCGGCAATGTCCAGCAGCTCTTCCAGGTAATCGGCAGCCACGTCGCCCTCTTCTTCGAGGCGACTTGCGGTGGAGCCCTTGGGGGACGAACCATCCTGGCCCACGGACACGTCCTGATCTTCGATTTCTTCAGTAAAGGCGTGTTCGGTGCTCTCAGCTGACATTACTTCTTCTTCCTGTTCTTGCGCTGGGGCTGGACGCGCTGCGCCTTGATCTCAACTGCGGCCGCCGCTGCGGCGTCCGCTGCTTCATCCCGCTTCCCGCTGAGGACGGACAGGGCCGGCAGGCCCTTGGCGGCACGGCGTTCGGCGAGGGCCTTGGCTGCGGGGGATCCCGGCGTCGGCATGCGGCGGATGACGAAGAACTGCTGGCCCATGGTCCAAAGGTTGGTGGTGGTCCAGTAGATCAGCACACCGATGGGGAAGTTGATGCCACCCACGCCGAAGACGAGAGGCAGGATATACAGCATCATCTTCTGCTGGCGCATGAACGGGCTGGCCATGGCTTCTTCAGACATGTTCTTGGCCATGATCTGCTTCTGGGTGATGAACTGCGAGGCCGTCATGGCAATGATCATCACGATGGAGAGCACCACGACGGCGACCTGGCCGCTGCCGCCCCCGCCGTGCAGCAGGGAAGCGGACAGCGGAGCACCAAAAATGCTTGACGCATCGAACTCGACTACCTGCTCGTGGCTCATGGCCCCGATGCCGGCGCCCTGGTCCTTGGCGGCGGAAATACCGGAGAGCACCTGGAACAGGGCAAAGAAGAACGGCATCTGGATCAGCATGGGCAGGCACGCCGAGAACGGGTTGGTCCCGTGCTTCTTGTACATGGCCATCTGTTCCTGGGCCATCGCCTGGCGGGACAGCTGGTCAGTCTTGCCCTTGTACTTGTCCTGGAGCTTCTTCAGGTCCGGCTGCAGCAACTGCATGCCGCGCTGGGCCTTGATCTGCTTGACGAATACCGGGATCAGTGCGGCACGGATCACCAGCACCAGTCCGATGATGGACAGTGTCCACGTCCAGCCGTTCGCGGCGGGCATCCCGATGGCGCTCAGGCCATCGTGGAATCCAATCATGATGATGGAAACCAGCCACTTGAACGGGGCCATGATTGTTCCAAAGAAGTCCATACTTATCCCTATTCGTCAGGCCGCACTGCGGCCTTCTTCATCAGTCCGAGCAACCAGGTACCTGTCCGGATTGTTCAGCACAACAATTGTGGGGGTCTGGCCTGGAGGCCATTCCCGGCCGCCGGCGGGGACGTGGTCCACTCCACCGGCGTTCCATGGGTGGCAGTGGCCAAGCCGGCGCGCGGCAAGCCAGCTTCCCTTGACCGCGCCGTGGACGGTGACCGCTTCAAGGGCATAGGCCGAGCATGAAGGGAAGAACCGGCAGACCGGACCGTACAAGGGAGAAACCACCTTGCGGTAGGCCATCAGCAGAAGGATGAGGATGTTCCGGGGCAGGTTCCAGAGGAACTTCCCGACGGCGGCAAACACTGTGCAGAGACGGGCGACGACGGCGGTGGCGTTAGGCACGCGGTGTCCCCTCCTGTGTTGTACCGGCTGAACCCCTGGCAGCAGCCCGCGAAGGGCGGCCGGCCAGCCGGTTCAGCGTAGATTCCAGTGCAGCGTTGTAGTCCGACAGCAGCTGGTCCCAGCTGGCGGAAGCGGACGCAGGAAGCGCCCGCACCACGATAGCGAGTCCTGTGCCGTGCTCGCGCAACGAGGCAGCACCCGCTTCTCTCAGTCTCCTCTTAACGAGGTTCCTGACCACAGCGTTCCCTACACTCTTGGAAACAATGAACCCGATCCGGCTGGGTTCGTCGGCAGCAATGGCTGCCGCATATAACACTACGTTCCGGCGCCCATTGCGGACACCGGAACGTACAGTTGTTGAAAAATCAGTTGAGGTCCTCAGGCGGTTGCGGGTGGCCAGCACCTTAAACTCGCAAAGGGATGTCTACCGATAAGCCAGTTATTTAGGCCGACAGTTCGGTGCGGCCCTTGCCACGACGGGCTGCCAGGATGGCACGGCCGGCACGGGTACGCATACGAAGGCGGAAGCCGTGCTTCTTGGCTCGACGGCGGTTATTCGGCTGAAAAGTCCGCTTGCTCACGTTAGTTACTCCAGTGGATCAAAGGTGCGCCCACCCGATCAGTAATGGGGAAGAACTGGCCGACGCTAAGTTTTGTATATGCACGCTTCCCCCGGCTGCTCCAGGCGCGTTGCGCTTGGATGTTCAGATGGGGCCAAAAAGCGGACACAAAGGACTTCACAACGTTAGGGCAATCTGCAAGCCCGAGTCAAACCGGGGCGGCCCATCACGGCTGTCCCCAGCTGTTCCTAACTATCCCCAACAGCCTGTGGATGAAGTGGCTCACAGGGGTGCTTCCGGAACCACAACCGTGTAATTATCCACAGCCGGATAGCCAGCTATCTTCTAGGCTTTTCATCCCCTAGAGTGTCCCAGTAGCCGATTATCCACGGACTGTGCATAACCCTGTGGATTAAGCTGGGCCAGCACCCTGGTTCCGGACTTGGGGCTGCAGGCAATGCAGGCATAGCAAGTTTTGAGGGAACCGATTGATGACAGTAGACGAAGCCAACCACGCCAATACTGTCGGAAGTTCCTGGCGCCGGGTTGTCAGCCTGCTGGAACAGGACCACCGCGTAACACCGCGCCAGCGTGGCTTTGTCATCCTCGCCCAGGCGCAGGGCCTCATTGGTTCCACGCTCCTGGTCGCCGTACCCAACGAACTCACCCGCGAGGTGCTCCAGACCCAGGTCAAGGAAGCCCTCGACGATGCACTGCACAATGTCTTCTCCGAAGACATCCGCTGCGCCATCGATGTGGACACCGATCTGGTCCCCCTCCACGAGGAACCCGAACCCATCGTCGAGCCGGCTTTCGCACCGGACCAGGTCATCGAGCAGAAACCGCAGCCCATGCTGCCCAGCACCTCGCACGAATTCGGCCGGCTGAACCCCAAGTACGTCTTTGACACCTTCGTGATTGGTTCCTCGAACCGTTTCGCCCACGCTGCCGCCGTTGCTGTTGCCGAAGCACCTGCCAAGGCATACAACCCGCTCTTCATCTATGGTGACTCCGGTCTGGGCAAGACCCACCTCCTGCACGCCATCGGCCACTACGCCCGGCGCCTGTACAGCGGGATCCGCGTCCGATACGTAAATTCCGAAGAGTTCACCAACGACTTCATTAACTCCATCCGTGATGATGAGGGCACGAGCTTCAAGACGACCTACCGCAATGTGGACGTCCTGCTGATCGATGACATCCAGTTCCTGGCCGGCAAGGACCGGACGCTGGAGGAGTTCTTCCACACCTTCAATGCCCTGCACAACAACAACAAGCAGGTGGTCATCACCTCGGACCAGCCGCCCAAGCTGCTGGCCGGCTTCGAGGACCGCATGAAGTCGCGTTTTGAGTGGGGCCTGCTGACGGACATCCAGCCGCCGGAACTTGAGACCCGAATCGCCATCCTCCGCAAGAAGGCGCTCAGCGAGGGCCTGTCGGCGCCGGATGATGCCCTCGAGTACATCGCATCCAAGATCTCCAGCAACATCCGCGAGCTTGAAGGTGCACTGATCAGGGTGACGGCGTTCGCCAGCCTGAACCGCCAGCCGGTGGACGTGGCCCTTGCCGAGATGGTCCTGAAGGACCTGATTACCGACGACGGCGCCCAGGAGATCACGTCCGCCCAGATCCTCCAGCAGACAGCTGACTACTTCAAGCTCAGCATGGAGGAACTCTGCAGCAAATCCCGGACCCGGACGCTGGTGACCGCACGCCAGATCGCCATGTACCTCTGCCGGGAGCTGACGGACATGTCACTTCCCAAGATCGGCCAGGAACTCGGCGGCCGCGACCACACCACCGTCATCCATGCCGACCGGAAGATCCGCGAGCTGATGGCGGAGCGCCGTGTGATCTACAACCAGGTGACCGAGCTGACCAACCGGATCAAACAGCAACAGCGCGACTCCTGAATCCACACCGCGCCCGGCACTCTATACCTTATTAACAGGGGCATGTGGATAAGCCTGTGGATACTTAAGGGGACAAGCGCGGTTAATGGGCTTAAAACCCTTAAGCCGTCTGTGGATCGTTAAAAATGGCCCTTTGCGTTGTCCCCATCCACACCCTGTTTAAAACCCACTAACGCACAGCGGGTGAACAGGGCTTAAGCGCGGAACCACGCGGCAGGACCGGGTTATCCACAGTTTCCACAGCAGTTATTAACACTACTAATCCCAAAAAATTGAAATCCCTCACACAACAAGAACGATCCGCGCATCCGACACAGGGGGCCTGCCGGCCCCCGGCGGACTGGACCGGACCCTGGGGGATGGGTTAATCCCCGATCTTCCGGCTAAGCTGTCAGCAGCGCTCCCATCCCTGGGTTTTCGTGTGGTTTCCGTTTTCGCGGACCATGCACCAGCCGGGGTGCGCCCAACTTCTTCCGGAGTTTCCTGCGAAATTCCCGGGTTTCACATGGCAGCAGCAATGAAAGGCGGCACCCTTCCGTGAAGTTCAGAGTCGATCGGGACGTCCTGGCAGAAGCCGTCACCTGGACAGCCCGGTCGTTGTCTCCGCGGCCGCCCGTGCCCGTCCTCTCCGGCCTGCTTTTGAAGGCTGAAGCAGGAACCGTCAGCCTTTCGAGCTTCGACTACGAGACTTCGGCGCGGCTCGAAATCACCGCAGACATCAGGGATGAAGGCACCATCCTGGTATCCGGCCGGCTGCTCGCGGACATCTGCCGCAGCCTGCCCTCTGCTCCCGTGGACGTGGAAACCGACGGCAACAAGGTCACGCTCACTTGCCGTCGAAGCAGCTTCCATCTCGCGACCATGCCTGAAGCCGAATACCCGCCCCTGCCGTCCCTGCCGGCCATCAGCGGAACCGTCCCGGGAGATGCTTTTGCCCAGGCCGTCTCACAGGTCATCATCGCGGCAAGCAAGGACGACACTCTCCCCATCCTCACGGGTGTGCGAATGGAGATCGAGGACGATCTGATCACGCTGCTGGCCACCGACCGTTACCGGCTCGCCATGCGCGAAGTTCCGTGGAAGCCGGTCACGCCAGGCATCTCCACCAGCGCCCTGGTCAAGGCCAAAACCCTCAACGAGGTAGCCAAAACGCTTGGTAACAGCGGCGACATCAACCTCGCCCTGTCCGACGACGACAGCCGGCTCATCGGCTTCGAAAGCGGGGGGCGCACCACCACGTCACTGCTGGTGGACGGGGACTACCCCAAGATCCGCTCTCTGTTCCCCGAGTCCACCCCCATCCACGCCACCGTCCAGACCCAGGAGCTCGTTGAAGCTGTCCGCCGTGTATCCCTCGTGGCAGAGCGCAACACTCCGGTCAGGCTTGCCTTCACCGCGGGGCTGCTGAACCTCGATGCCGGCACCGGTGAGGACGCCCAGGCATCGGAAGAACTCGAAGCCCAGCTGTCCGGTGATGACATCACGGTCGCTTTCAACCCGCATTACCTGATCGAGGGACTCAGCGTCATCGAGACCAGGTTTGTCCGGTTCTCCTTCACCACAGCTCCCAAGCCCGCCATGATCACGGCCCAGGCGGACGCAGACGGCGAAGACCAGGATGACTACCGCTACCTGGTGATGCCGGTCCGGCTTCCCAACTAGTTCCCATCGGCTCCCAGCCTTCGCAAGCTCAGGCCGGGCACCTCGCCGATGGGGCCCTACCCACCGCCAACCCCGTTCCTCCCACTTAGCGCAGAAAAGAGTTCCACTCATGCACATTGGACTGATCGGCCTCGGCAAAATGGGGTTCAACATGCGTGAGCGCCTCCGCAAGGGAGGACTGGAAGTCACCGGTTACGACCGGAACCCGGACGTTACTGATGCTGCCAGCGTCGATGAGCTGATCGCCGCTGTACCGGCGCCCCGGATCATCTGGGTGATGGTGCCCTCGGGCCCCATCACGGACGCCGTCATCACTGAACTCAGCGAAAAGCTGGAAACCGGCGACCTTGTCATTGACGGCGGCAACTCCCGATTCACCGAGGACCAGAAGCACGGCGAACTCCTCGCCGCCAAGGGAATCCGCTTCGCGGACTGCGGCGTGTCCGGCGGAGTCTGGGGCCTGCAGAACGGCTACGGACTCATGGCCGGCGGCGACGCCGCGGACATCGAACGTGCCCTGCCTGTCTTCGATGCGCTGCGTCCCGAAGGTGAAAGGGCGGACAGCTTTGTCCACGTCGGCGGCATCGGGGCAGGCCACTACGCCAAGATGGTCCACAACGGAATCGAATACGGCCTCATGCAGGCCTACGCCGAAGGCTACGAACTGCTCGCCGCCAAGGACATCGTCACCGATCTCCCCGGCACGTTCAGGGCATGGCAAAAGGGAACGGTAGTCCGTTCATGGCTCCTTGACCTTATGGTGAAGGCCCTTGACGAAGATCCCGGTTTGGCCTCCATTGACGACTACGTGGAGGATTCCGGCGAAGGCCGGTGGACCGTGGAGGAAGCCATCGCCAACGCGGTCCCCGCCCCGGCCATCACCGCCGCGCTGTTCGCCCGGTTCGCATCCCGGGAAGACACCTCGCCCGCCATGAAGATGGTTTCCGCGCTGCGCCACCAATTCGGCGGCCACGCAACCCGCCCCGCCAAGTAGCACCCACCGGGGACCAGCAGAGTTCCCAGAATTGCCGAAAACCGCGTGTATCTGGAACACCTTTCCCTGACCGACTTCCGCAGTTACGCCCAGGTTGACCTCACCCTGGGACCGGGCGTCACCGTCCTGGTAGGTTACAACGGCATCGGCAAGACCAACCTGATGGAGGCCATCGGGTACCTGGCCACGCTCAGTTCCCACCGGGTCAGCTCGGACGCGCCCCTGCTCAGGTTCGGGACGGAACGTGCCCTGGTCCG is a window from the Arthrobacter sp. NicSoilC5 genome containing:
- the dnaA gene encoding chromosomal replication initiator protein DnaA — its product is MTVDEANHANTVGSSWRRVVSLLEQDHRVTPRQRGFVILAQAQGLIGSTLLVAVPNELTREVLQTQVKEALDDALHNVFSEDIRCAIDVDTDLVPLHEEPEPIVEPAFAPDQVIEQKPQPMLPSTSHEFGRLNPKYVFDTFVIGSSNRFAHAAAVAVAEAPAKAYNPLFIYGDSGLGKTHLLHAIGHYARRLYSGIRVRYVNSEEFTNDFINSIRDDEGTSFKTTYRNVDVLLIDDIQFLAGKDRTLEEFFHTFNALHNNNKQVVITSDQPPKLLAGFEDRMKSRFEWGLLTDIQPPELETRIAILRKKALSEGLSAPDDALEYIASKISSNIRELEGALIRVTAFASLNRQPVDVALAEMVLKDLITDDGAQEITSAQILQQTADYFKLSMEELCSKSRTRTLVTARQIAMYLCRELTDMSLPKIGQELGGRDHTTVIHADRKIRELMAERRVIYNQVTELTNRIKQQQRDS
- the dnaN gene encoding DNA polymerase III subunit beta; this encodes MKFRVDRDVLAEAVTWTARSLSPRPPVPVLSGLLLKAEAGTVSLSSFDYETSARLEITADIRDEGTILVSGRLLADICRSLPSAPVDVETDGNKVTLTCRRSSFHLATMPEAEYPPLPSLPAISGTVPGDAFAQAVSQVIIAASKDDTLPILTGVRMEIEDDLITLLATDRYRLAMREVPWKPVTPGISTSALVKAKTLNEVAKTLGNSGDINLALSDDDSRLIGFESGGRTTTSLLVDGDYPKIRSLFPESTPIHATVQTQELVEAVRRVSLVAERNTPVRLAFTAGLLNLDAGTGEDAQASEELEAQLSGDDITVAFNPHYLIEGLSVIETRFVRFSFTTAPKPAMITAQADADGEDQDDYRYLVMPVRLPN